From a single Miscanthus floridulus cultivar M001 chromosome 8, ASM1932011v1, whole genome shotgun sequence genomic region:
- the LOC136468600 gene encoding basal body protein 10-like: MEAVPSPLQRRDAVPKLLCPRSSQKRHAEVPALAPRKALKVSASSTAQWVVEAQAAIQHGAALLRANLKESVAQGEATEAAMEQAEGEEPTPHEAEAPWSAEVEDLCLRHADAKAEAAVVWEQATPLAARIKELEEELTWLAGERDTFRSQAKEAKASAKAIAGQLVTKQGLEKEVSWAAEASIAVQVVLEAKIGEHNALQSAARAACEALERALAVISSHYTGVDLEAISDGYVLAEDDEEADEEITKLMEVAKGPGTALAKLFEEEVVPPTPSTDAGDPEP; encoded by the exons ATGGAGGCCGTGCCATCGCCGCTGCAGAGGAGGGATGCAGTGCCTAAGCTGTTGTGTCCTCGTTCGAG CCAGAAGCGTCATGCGGAGGTGCCCGCCTtggcgccacgtaaggcgctcaaggtgagcgccAGCTCCActgcccaatgggtggtggaggcgcaagccgccatacaacaCGGCGCGGCGTTGTTGAGGGCTAACCTGAAGGAGTCGGTCGCCcagggagaggctaccgaggcagCCATGGAGCAAGCGGAGGGGGAGGAGCCTACGCCCCATGAGGCCGAGGCcc cgtggagcgcggaggtggaggacctctgccttcgccATGCTGATGCGAAGGCTGAGGCGGCCGTGGTTTGGGAGCAAGccacccctttggcggcgcggatcaaggagctagaggaggagctgacctggttggccggcgagcgggacaccttcaggtcccaggCTAAAGAAGCgaaggcctctgccaaggccatcgctgGGCAACTGGTTACGAAGCAGG ggttggagaaggaggtctcctggGCCGCTGAGGCTTCCATCGCGGTGCAGGTGGTGCTCGAGgccaagatcggggagcacaacgcGCTACAGAGCGCCGCCCGTGCCGCCTGtgaggccctagag cgcgccctggctgtcatctcctcgcactacaccggcgtcgacctcgaggccatcagtgacGGTTATGTCTTGgccgaggatgacgaggaggccgatgaggagatcacaaagctgatggaggtggctaagggccctggcacggcgctggcgaagctgttcgaagaggaggtggtccctcccacacCGTCCACCGAcgctggagaccctgagccttga